The genomic window ACTATCGAGTCCTTGTCGTTCTGATGAACAAGCGCAGAGCCAGAGAATGACTCCTCCCCATTGGTGGAGACCATGGTCACGCAAGACACAGCGACCCTCTGACGGCCAAGCGGGATGATCGCAACGTCCTCGAGGCCGAAGCACCGCGCATCGCTTATATATTTGTTAATCGCGTCCAGCGTTGCCATCGCCACAAGGCGAACACGCCCTGTCTGGCTCGCCGGGCCGAATGCCTCTCCCAAGCAGGTCTCGCCATCTATATCCAGAGAGACCGTGACGGTGGAGTGGACTCCGCTCACATGAGCGTTTATCGAAAGAATTTTTACCCGGAATTCTGGCCTGACCGGCTCTGTTCCTGTCGGTCCGACGACATCGCCGCCAAGTTGAGCGATGGATATCTTCTTGTGATCGATCGCAATTCCAAAGCTCGCCATCAACGTCGACTCTATGTCGCGAACCAATTGCTTGGGTGACTTATTGGGAAGTGCTAGGACGTGAATCTCCTCGATTAGCCCCTCGGAAGAAACCACAACGCGCGCGGCCTGAATCTCAGCTACCTGCCCCAGGGTATTCTCGATATCCTCGATGGATACTTGAGACGCACGCCTCTCCATATATAGCCCCTGACTTGATCGATCTGCCGGTATCAACCAATTGTCGGATACACATTCAAAGCACGCTTCCGCACAACTCTATTAGCCAAGCCACCAAGTGTCAACACTTCTCGGCAACTGCATAATGGGTCGCCTAAAGACTGAGGGGCCAGGCAATCGCCCAGCCCCTCAATGGATGACGCACCCTATCAGCCGATCTTTGGTTCGATAAGCCCGTAATCGCCGTCTTTGCGGCGATACAGGACGTTCACCGCCTCGGTCTCTGCCGAAGTGAAGACAAAGAAGTCGTGACCCAGCAGCTCGAGTTGCAATATCGCCTCTTCGGGCATCATCGGTTTCATGTCGAGCACCTTGGTCTTGACGATACTGGGGTCATCCTCCACTGGGAGGACTGGATCGACTGGCACCATGGGCTCAGCAGCTCTCCTGCCGGAGTGCCTGTCCAGTATCTTGCCCTTGTACTTGCGAAACTGGCGCTCTAGCTTC from Actinomycetota bacterium includes these protein-coding regions:
- the raiA gene encoding ribosome-associated translation inhibitor RaiA; translation: MELIIKARNMAVTDPIRDYAQDKIGRNSRIMDGDHVRAEIEFYVEKNPSIENNHVAEVTVWTKGPVIRAKEAATDMYAAIDLVSEKLERQFRKYKGKILDRHSGRRAAEPMVPVDPVLPVEDDPSIVKTKVLDMKPMMPEEAILQLELLGHDFFVFTSAETEAVNVLYRRKDGDYGLIEPKIG